In Mercenaria mercenaria strain notata chromosome 15, MADL_Memer_1, whole genome shotgun sequence, a single genomic region encodes these proteins:
- the LOC128549130 gene encoding uncharacterized protein LOC128549130 encodes MEDHSSDGKLLIDRSTSYHDNEAFTGTPEPILNSATGDVSREPEKGCARFSEKVKIKVMNDLKPGDHVCFDGRMFRKRIVGDQKALYQHHAIVSSITIMGSQMAVLHLIEVSKDKGQVVENRYALDLKHTHVYKVEYHCKFTNSRTLQAAKEKINTKWEYSILKNNCEHFCNECCVGDKKSIQAETCFYKCPYVGCCVIGMPSLIRSILLIVFLTADDIINDTLLLNYDISLGLDIAFSIGLNVLFFVMFTLINNCCCESNSCYVCREEKCKTCKRYDIKRCVSFFIIWFILQCGSSVFVVVSIHIKLFHRWWVPIAIGIAVNFLTMILLWRVLNCCIHPVRKKNSGDKP; translated from the exons ATGGAAGATCATAGCAGTGACGGCAAATTACTTATAGATCGGTCAACCAGTTACCATGATAACGAAGCATTTACAGGGACTCCGG AACCTATATTAAACAGTGCAACAGGAGACGTGTCAAGGGAACCTGAAAAAGGATGTGCACGTTTCAGTGAGAAGGTAAAGATAAAAGTTATGAATGACCTTAAGCCTGGCGATCATGTGTGTTTTGACGGGCGTATGTTTAGGAAAAGGATTGTTGGAGATCAAAAAGCTTTGTACCAGCATCATGCAATTGTTTCATCGATTACGATTATGGGCTCACAGATGGCCGTTCTTCATTTAATAGAGGTTTCGAAGGATAAAGGCCAAGTGGTCGAAAATAGATATGCCTTAGACTTAAAACACACTCATGTGTATAAAGTTGAATACCATTGCAAATTTACAAATAGTAGAACACTACAAGCTGCCAAAGAAAAGATTAACACCAAATGGGAATATTCTATATTGAAAAATAACTGTGAGCACTTCTGCAACGAATGCTGCGTAGGAGataaaaaaagtattcaagctgaAACTTGTTTTTACAAATGCCCATATGTAGGTTGCTGTGTCATTGGGATGCCCAGCCTTATTCGTTCAATATTACTAATCGTTTTCTTGACAGCGGATGACATTATCAACGATACACTATTGTTAAATTACGACATTAGTCTCGGATTGGACATCGCTTTTTCGATTGGCTTGAATGTTTTATTCTTTGTCATGTTCACTTTAATTAATAATTGTTGTTGTGAATCTAATTCATGTTATGTCTGTCGtgaagaaaaatgcaaaacatgcAAACGCTACGATATTAAAcgttgtgtttctttttttattatatggTTCATTTTGCAATGTGGTTCTTCAGTTTTTGTCGTTGTGTCGATACATATTAAACTTTTTCATAGATGGTGGGTGCCTATAGCAATCGGAATAGCTGTAAACTTTTTGACAATGATATTGTTGTGGCGTGTTTTGAATTGCTGCATACATCCCGTGAGGAAGAAAAATAGTGGCGATAAACCTTAA